Below is a genomic region from bacterium.
ACCACCTCGAAAAGGCCGGGCTGATCCTTCCGGTCAGGCAATACGGCTACCTGCGCCACGAAAAATACCGCCATACCTTCTGGCAGGTGACGAAAGAGGGCGCTCAAGCCCTGGGCTATGAGCGATACACGCCTGTAGGCGAGAAGTCGGTGCGAAACTTCCCGCACCAGTTCGGGTTGATCGACTCGCTGTGTGGACTGTACTACGCATTCCAGGACGAGTATGATATACTGATAGCATATCCTTCTACAGCGAGTTCTTTTGACGGATATAAGCCGGACGCGATTATTCGGTATCGGCACAAGATCACTGAAAGGGAGTTCGACTTTCTCGTAGAGTTTGAGCGAACAAGGACACCGAAGGCAATATTCAACGAAAAAATCCGGCTGAACGAAAAGATAACGAATTTTCGGAAGTACGGATTATCCAAACAGACTAAGTTCCTGTATGTGTTCACGACGGAAAACTTCGATGTAACCACACGGCCCGTGGAGTATCACGGATACCGGCAGATGATAGCAAGAGTAGAGAAAGAATTCGGCCAGCTTTTGCGAATGGCCAAGAAACTTCCTGAGTACCGCTACCGGTTCGCTCCGCTCCACCAGTTCAAGGAGTTTGAGAAACCGGTCTGGTTCAGCCCTACCGGTCATAAAGTGACGATCATCAATTAACATTAACCAATATGCAAAAACAAACTTTTCAATCTATCAAATGGCTTCTCCACCACGCCATTACCGTATTTTCCTGCGTCGTAATCATTATTGTAGGGACGGCAGCCATAGCGTATTCAAGCACCACTATCGGGGAAAACATAAGCACGAATAACCTG
It encodes:
- a CDS encoding replication-relaxation family protein encodes the protein MPQNPDAKQRLLKAIYDLKFATIYNLAFESGGTTKDSCLVGTGRHIHHLEKAGLILPVRQYGYLRHEKYRHTFWQVTKEGAQALGYERYTPVGEKSVRNFPHQFGLIDSLCGLYYAFQDEYDILIAYPSTASSFDGYKPDAIIRYRHKITEREFDFLVEFERTRTPKAIFNEKIRLNEKITNFRKYGLSKQTKFLYVFTTENFDVTTRPVEYHGYRQMIARVEKEFGQLLRMAKKLPEYRYRFAPLHQFKEFEKPVWFSPTGHKVTIIN